Proteins from a single region of Theobroma cacao cultivar B97-61/B2 chromosome 10, Criollo_cocoa_genome_V2, whole genome shotgun sequence:
- the LOC18585935 gene encoding WUSCHEL-related homeobox 7, whose protein sequence is MDDGLSGFCIKAGSVRGNGNNGSGGGGGGGGGTKCGRWNPTTEQVKVLTDLFRSGLRTPSTDQIQKISTQLSFYGKIESKNVFYWFQNHKARERQKRRKVSMDENDFICRDNRISSSKRFFEVNHHHDQVKGCQPERVIETLQLFPLNSFEESDHQQEKHLRFHASDQCRETATFPYKISTPETDHHPPLDLRLSFL, encoded by the exons ATGGATGATGGGTTGTCAGGGTTTTGCATTAAAGCTGGAAGTGTTCGGGGAAATGGGAATAATGGAAGCGGTGGTGGcggtggtggtggtgggggAACTAAGTGCGGGAGATGGAATCCCACGACGGAACAGGTTAAGGTTCTGACCGACTTGTTCCGGTCGGGACTTCGAACCCCGAGCACCGATCAAATCCAGAAGATTTCGACTCAGCTTAGCTTTTATGGGAAGATCGAGAGCAAGAATGTTTTTTACTGGTTTCAGAACCATAAAGCTAGGGAAAGACAGAAGCGTCGGAAGGTCTCCATGGATGAAAACGACTTCATTTGCAGAGACAACAGGATTTCTTCTTCTAAAC GGTTTTTTGAGGTTAACCATCATCATGATCAGGTTAAGGGATGTCAGCCTGAAAGGGTTATCGAGACTCTACAGCTTTTTCCTTTGAATTCCTTTGAAGAATCCGATCATCAGCAGGAGAAGCATCTGAGATTCCATGCAAGTGATCAATGCAGGGAAACAGCAACATTTCCTTACAAAATCAGTACCCCAGAAACTGATCATCACCCACCATTGGATCTTCGCTTAAGTTTCCTGTGA
- the LOC18585936 gene encoding 26S proteasome non-ATPase regulatory subunit 7 homolog A isoform X2 has translation MDVITTQEISSRPIEKVIVHPLVLLSIVDNYNRVAKDTRKRVVGVLLGSSFKGSVDVTNSYAVPFEEDEKDPSIWFLDHNYHESMFAMFKRINAKEHVVGWYSTGPKLRENDLDIHGLFNDYVSNPVLVIIDVQPKELGIPTKAYCAVEEVKENATQKSQKVFVHVPSEIAAHEVEEIGVEHLLRDVKDTNISTLATEVTRKLTALKGLDGRLQEIRSYLDLVIEGKLPLNHEILYHLQDVFNLLPNLNVGELIKAFAVKTNDMMLVIYLSSLIRSVIALHNVINNKILNNEHEKAEDSKPVALSASAGT, from the exons ATGGATGTGATAACAACGCAGGAGATCTCATCGAGACCGATAGAGAAGGTGATCGTACACCCTCTGGTTCTCCTAAGCATAGTCGACAACTACAACAGAGTCGCCAAAGACACTCGCAAGCGAGTCGTCGGCGTCTTGCTTGGATCCTCTTTCAAAGGTTCCGTCGATGTCACCAACAGCTACGCAG TGCcatttgaagaagatgagaaggACCCAAGCATTTGGTTTCTTGATCACAACTACCATGAGTCCATGTTTGCCATGTTTAAGAGAATAAATG CCAAGGAACACGTTGTTGGGTGGTACAGTACTGGCCCTAAACTACGGGAGAATGATCTGGATATTCATGGATTGTTCAATGA CTATGTATCAAATCCTGTCTTGGTCATCATTGATGTTCAACCTAAAGAGCTGGGAATACCCACAAAAGCTTACTGTGCTGTTGAAGAGGTGAAAGAG AATGCCACTCAGAAAAGCCAAAAAGTGTTTGTGCATGTGCCATCTGAAATTGCAGCTCATGAAGTTGAGGAAATTG GTGTGGAGCACTTGCTCAGGGATGTGAAGGATACAAACATTAGCACCCTTGCTACAGAGGTGACGCGTAAACTCACAGCCTTGAAAGGATTGGATGGTCGACTTCAAGAAATAAGAAGTTACCTTGATCTTGTAATTGAAGGAAAACTTCCACTAAATCATGAAATTCTGTATCATTTGCAG GATGTTTTTAACCTACTTCCTAATCTCAATGTGGGAGAGTTGATCAAGGCTTTTGCAG TGAAAACAAATGATATGATGTTGGTGATCTATCTTTCTTCTCTCATCAGAAGTGTAATTGCTCTTCACAATGTGATCAACAACAAG ATACTTAACAACGAGCATGAGAAAGCAGAGGACTCAAAGCCTGTTGCTCTATCTGCCTCAGCTGGAACCTAA
- the LOC18585936 gene encoding 26S proteasome non-ATPase regulatory subunit 7 homolog A isoform X1: protein MDVITTQEISSRPIEKVIVHPLVLLSIVDNYNRVAKDTRKRVVGVLLGSSFKGSVDVTNSYAVPFEEDEKDPSIWFLDHNYHESMFAMFKRINAKEHVVGWYSTGPKLRENDLDIHGLFNDYVSNPVLVIIDVQPKELGIPTKAYCAVEEVKENATQKSQKVFVHVPSEIAAHEVEEIGVEHLLRDVKDTNISTLATEVTRKLTALKGLDGRLQEIRSYLDLVIEGKLPLNHEILYHLQDVFNLLPNLNVGELIKAFAVKTNDMMLVIYLSSLIRSVIALHNVINNKVRYLTTSMRKQRTQSLLLYLPQLEPKHKDPNRIRYSKKGGPSLLTVWWLVLFGSVSL from the exons ATGGATGTGATAACAACGCAGGAGATCTCATCGAGACCGATAGAGAAGGTGATCGTACACCCTCTGGTTCTCCTAAGCATAGTCGACAACTACAACAGAGTCGCCAAAGACACTCGCAAGCGAGTCGTCGGCGTCTTGCTTGGATCCTCTTTCAAAGGTTCCGTCGATGTCACCAACAGCTACGCAG TGCcatttgaagaagatgagaaggACCCAAGCATTTGGTTTCTTGATCACAACTACCATGAGTCCATGTTTGCCATGTTTAAGAGAATAAATG CCAAGGAACACGTTGTTGGGTGGTACAGTACTGGCCCTAAACTACGGGAGAATGATCTGGATATTCATGGATTGTTCAATGA CTATGTATCAAATCCTGTCTTGGTCATCATTGATGTTCAACCTAAAGAGCTGGGAATACCCACAAAAGCTTACTGTGCTGTTGAAGAGGTGAAAGAG AATGCCACTCAGAAAAGCCAAAAAGTGTTTGTGCATGTGCCATCTGAAATTGCAGCTCATGAAGTTGAGGAAATTG GTGTGGAGCACTTGCTCAGGGATGTGAAGGATACAAACATTAGCACCCTTGCTACAGAGGTGACGCGTAAACTCACAGCCTTGAAAGGATTGGATGGTCGACTTCAAGAAATAAGAAGTTACCTTGATCTTGTAATTGAAGGAAAACTTCCACTAAATCATGAAATTCTGTATCATTTGCAG GATGTTTTTAACCTACTTCCTAATCTCAATGTGGGAGAGTTGATCAAGGCTTTTGCAG TGAAAACAAATGATATGATGTTGGTGATCTATCTTTCTTCTCTCATCAGAAGTGTAATTGCTCTTCACAATGTGATCAACAACAAGGTGAG ATACTTAACAACGAGCATGAGAAAGCAGAGGACTCAAAGCCTGTTGCTCTATCTGCCTCAGCTGGAACCTAAACATAAGGATCCGAACCGCATCAGATATT
- the LOC18585934 gene encoding eukaryotic translation initiation factor 3 subunit F, whose product MAASEHTVLQFNAPSTASLSAKVHPLVIFNICDCYVRRPDQAERVIGTLLGSVLPDGTVDIRNSYAVPHTESSEQVALDIEYHHNMLVSHQKVNPKEVIVGWYSTGLGVTGGSALIHDFYSREVPNPVHLTVDTGFRNGEGTIKAYVSVNLSLGDLQLAAQFQEIPLDLRMVEAERLGFDILKTTAVDKLPNDLEGMEVTMERLLALIDDVYKYVDDVVEGRVAADNSIGRFIADTVASLPKLSPPAFDKLVNDSLQDELLLLYLSSITRTQLGLAEKLNTAAQVL is encoded by the exons ATGGCGGCCAGCGAGCACACCGTTTTGCAGTTCAATGCGCCGTCAACAGCGAGTCTGTCGGCGAAGGTTCACCCTCTCGTCATATTCAACATCTGTGATTGCTACGTGAGGCGTCCCGACCAAGCCGAACGCGTCATCGGCACTCTCCTCGGCTCCGTCCTCCCTGACGGCACTGTCGATATCCGTAACTCCTACGCCGTTCCTCACACCGAATCCTCCGAACAG GTTGCTTTGGATATAGAATACCATCATAATATGTTAGTCTCCCACCAAAAAGTGAATCCGAAAGAAGTCATTGTCGGATG GTATTCCACTGGGCTTGGAGTCACAGGTGGTAGTGCATTAATCcatgatttttattctagggAAGTACCTAACCCTGTTCATTTGACGGTGGATACGGGATTTAGGAATGGAGAGGGTACAATAAAGGCTTATGTTTCTGTCAATTTATCTCTTGGAGACCTACAACTTGCTGCTCAATTCCAGGAAATTCCTCTTGATTTACGTATGGTTGAAGCTGAGCGACTTGGAT TCGACATCCTCAAGACGACAGCAGTTGACAAACTGCCAAATGATTTGGAAGGAATGGAAGTCACAATGGAAAGACTATTGGCTTTGATAGATGACGTCTACAAATATGTTGATGATGTTGTG GAAGGGCGGGTTGCAGCTGATAACAGCATAGGTAGATTTATAGCAGATACAGTAGCATCCTTACCTAAACTATCTCCTCCAGCCTTTGATAAGCTTGTGAATGACAGTCTGCAG GATGAGTTGCTGTTACTATACTTGTCAAGCATCACCAGGACACAACTCGGCTTAGCAGAAAAGTTGAACACAGCTGCTCAGGTCCTGTAA